CATTGACAGGCTTCTCGCGTTGGTATTAGGACTGAGCTACAAACTTACTGTGACAGTAGAGCGAGTTCGcaaagttgttattattgtttggcTGGGATCCTTTTCAGTTGGTTTCTCACATTGGATGAATTTGCATTCCATAGTTTACTGTACAACATTTGTTGTTACTTTATCTTCAATTTTTACAACGGCGTTCTCGTTCACAAAGATCGTCCTGAAACTACGACAGCAACAAGCTCAAGTTCAACAACGTGATGGGCAAGAACAGGTTAACAGTGGAGGAATTCGATTGAACATTGCACGTTACAAGAAGATGGTTCACAGCGTAGCTTGGCTTCAGATGGCATTGATTGTTTGCTATATGCCGTACATGTCTTTCCTTTTATTCATGGTAGTAACCCAACGGTTTGGCGAATTATTTTTATATCGTTCTGTAATGACCGTTGTCTTTTTGAACTCTTCTATTAACCCGATTCTCTACTGTTGGAGGATTCGCGAAGTTAAAAGAGAAGTT
The Acropora muricata isolate sample 2 chromosome 3, ASM3666990v1, whole genome shotgun sequence genome window above contains:
- the LOC136911436 gene encoding melanocyte-stimulating hormone receptor-like; its protein translation is MANEGYTTFFVTLNVFLSVIALIGNLLILVALRKVTSINPPTKLLFQCLAVTDLCVGLIEQPLYVAVMLRDFASPTALHYVSKVYVALSYILCCVSLMTAATISIDRLLALVLGLSYKLTVTVERVRKVVIIVWLGSFSVGFSHWMNLHSIVYCTTFVVTLSSIFTTAFSFTKIVLKLRQQQAQVQQRDGQEQVNSGGIRLNIARYKKMVHSVAWLQMALIVCYMPYMSFLLFMVVTQRFGELFLYRSVMTVVFLNSSINPILYCWRIREVKREVKNILKQIYQRSST